One genomic region from Euzebya tangerina encodes:
- a CDS encoding roadblock/LC7 domain-containing protein: MNAPVQAPAGRQLSQGAANVNWLLENFVRDTHGVEQAIGVSSDGLLMAVAATMPRDEADKFAAVVSGLASLAISASGQLNKGALSQVIIEFGGGYLVVCAISGGSRLGVVTGAEADLGLIGYEITMLAERVGAVLTPELITELKMSLQL; encoded by the coding sequence ATGAACGCCCCTGTCCAGGCCCCTGCCGGCCGTCAACTCAGCCAAGGTGCCGCCAACGTCAACTGGCTGCTCGAGAACTTCGTCCGGGACACCCACGGTGTCGAGCAGGCGATCGGTGTGTCTTCGGACGGACTGCTGATGGCTGTTGCGGCCACGATGCCCCGCGACGAGGCAGACAAGTTCGCTGCGGTGGTCTCCGGCCTTGCGAGCCTGGCCATCAGCGCGTCGGGTCAGCTCAACAAGGGTGCGCTCAGTCAGGTCATCATCGAGTTCGGTGGTGGCTACCTGGTCGTCTGTGCCATCAGTGGTGGGTCCCGACTTGGCGTCGTGACCGGCGCTGAGGCCGACCTCGGTCTGATCGGCTATGAGATCACGATGCTGGCCGAGCGGGTCGGTGCCGTCCTCACGCCCGAGTTGATCACCGAACTGAAGATGAGCCTGCAGCTGTGA
- a CDS encoding nitroreductase family protein, whose product MELAEAMRTCPAMRYYKDDPIPHEVLYRAIDNARFGPQGGNRQPVRFLIVTDPEKKKQLAEWYMVPWSQYYEMATSTGEALTAESGDTKATKAMMSQKSVHAANDFAENIPNHPAIIIACADLSETHPTDTDLGRLSVVGGASIYPTVQNLALALRAEGVATTWTTLLVMFEEQVKELLDIPDHLATACHLFAGYPRDGFPSTLTRLPVEEIAFMENFDTPLTV is encoded by the coding sequence ATGGAACTAGCCGAAGCAATGCGTACTTGCCCCGCGATGCGGTACTACAAGGACGATCCGATCCCCCACGAGGTGCTCTACCGGGCCATCGACAACGCCCGCTTCGGCCCGCAGGGCGGCAACCGGCAGCCCGTGCGCTTCCTGATCGTCACCGACCCCGAGAAGAAGAAGCAGCTCGCGGAGTGGTACATGGTGCCGTGGAGCCAGTACTACGAGATGGCCACGAGCACCGGTGAGGCCCTCACCGCCGAGAGCGGAGACACCAAGGCCACGAAGGCGATGATGTCGCAGAAGTCGGTGCACGCGGCCAACGACTTCGCCGAGAACATCCCGAACCACCCGGCCATCATCATCGCCTGCGCCGACCTGTCCGAGACCCACCCGACGGACACCGACCTCGGACGGCTGAGCGTCGTCGGCGGTGCGTCGATCTACCCGACGGTCCAGAACCTGGCGTTGGCGCTCAGAGCCGAGGGTGTGGCCACCACCTGGACCACGCTGCTGGTGATGTTCGAGGAGCAGGTGAAGGAGCTGCTGGACATCCCCGACCACCTCGCAACCGCCTGTCACCTCTTCGCCGGATACCCGCGAGATGGCTTCCCCTCCACGCTGACCCGGCTCCCCGTGGAGGAGATCGCCTTCATGGAGAACTTCGACACGCCACTGACCGTCTGA
- a CDS encoding EAL domain-containing protein, giving the protein MAPASDREPLVTGAGVFQHLTIRYVVALLIVAVLSVGAHVAITAAVLTQDGNATDINRSGRQRMLSQRIALGLAGLDDVGARANSLDAATLSGLVDLMERSHDQLIHGHGPADPRGDRSSQLPPVVEDVFFGPDDLDAKVRSYLADVREVLDLSTRGEDHAAETEAIVRTAGDTSDDGLLATLDRAVSAYEEDADADVTGVLTVARVVLAVTLITLLLEGIFVFRPFVRSLRTRTEELDSARARLQAVLDNALVGVLTLDEAGRIADANRTAQVLLERHVDALAAIDLAALGATSGDSAALVEMVERSQRSAVPPTEVELRRGTGSFLAHVSAKRGLEQTGGFVSVVMTDETERAHAEKQLRHEANHDSLTGLPNRATFRRRVSAAIERADSTTSTFAVIFIDLDDFKTVNDSLGHEIGDALLVEVAARIVHSLRGHDLAARLGGDEFAVLLTGLEEVAIATTVAERILAALQAPVVVADRPLSVAASIGIVAGTDASDTVSLLSDADSAMYDAKRRGKNQIAVFNDAIRERVTQRLGFADDVRRAIADDEFALHYQPIVDLDTGATLGLEALIRWTHPERGFIPPDSFIPLAEETGQIIPIGWWVLQRSITQTFELRTDLGPAAPEYVSVNVSPIQLTAPDFVSGVADLMDGRLPPEALVLELTETAFMSDPVSIRRVLEDLRAMGVRVAIDDFGTGYSSLAYLESLPIDLVKIDREFVSQVDGSARQQALVAGMLQMANSLRLTAITEGIETDGQRSALTEIGYRMGQGYHFARPMPLAEFRRTIPARG; this is encoded by the coding sequence GTGGCTCCCGCATCCGACCGCGAACCCCTCGTCACGGGTGCTGGGGTGTTCCAACACCTGACGATCCGCTACGTCGTGGCGCTGCTGATCGTCGCCGTCCTCTCCGTCGGCGCACATGTCGCGATCACAGCGGCCGTGCTGACGCAGGACGGCAACGCGACGGACATCAACCGCTCGGGACGCCAGCGGATGCTCTCCCAGCGGATCGCGCTCGGCCTCGCCGGTCTGGACGACGTCGGCGCACGAGCGAACTCCCTGGATGCCGCCACACTCTCCGGGCTGGTTGATCTGATGGAGCGCTCACATGACCAACTGATCCACGGCCACGGTCCTGCAGATCCGCGCGGCGATCGCTCGAGTCAGCTCCCACCCGTGGTCGAGGACGTCTTCTTCGGCCCGGACGACCTCGATGCCAAGGTCCGCAGCTACCTCGCCGACGTCCGTGAGGTCCTGGATCTCAGCACCCGCGGGGAGGACCACGCAGCCGAGACCGAGGCCATCGTCCGGACCGCCGGGGACACCAGTGACGATGGGCTCCTGGCGACGCTCGACCGTGCCGTCAGCGCCTACGAGGAGGACGCGGACGCCGACGTCACGGGAGTGCTGACCGTCGCCCGTGTCGTCCTCGCGGTCACGCTGATCACCCTGCTCCTGGAGGGCATCTTCGTCTTCCGCCCGTTCGTCCGGTCGCTGCGGACCCGAACCGAAGAACTCGACAGCGCCAGGGCGCGCCTGCAGGCGGTCCTCGACAATGCCCTCGTCGGCGTCCTCACCCTGGATGAGGCGGGTCGGATCGCAGACGCGAACCGGACCGCGCAGGTGCTGTTGGAGCGGCACGTCGATGCCTTGGCCGCAATCGACTTGGCCGCGCTGGGGGCAACCTCGGGAGATTCGGCCGCGCTGGTGGAGATGGTCGAGCGGAGCCAGCGCTCGGCGGTTCCACCGACCGAGGTCGAACTTCGCCGTGGGACGGGCTCCTTCCTGGCACACGTGAGCGCCAAGCGTGGCCTGGAGCAGACCGGCGGGTTCGTCAGCGTCGTCATGACGGACGAGACCGAGCGTGCACACGCTGAGAAGCAACTGCGCCACGAAGCCAATCACGACAGTCTCACGGGGCTGCCGAACCGAGCGACGTTCCGGCGCCGGGTCTCTGCGGCGATCGAGCGCGCCGACTCGACGACGAGCACCTTCGCGGTCATATTCATCGACCTCGACGACTTCAAGACCGTGAACGACTCGCTCGGTCACGAGATCGGGGATGCCCTGCTCGTGGAGGTCGCGGCACGGATCGTGCACAGCCTGAGGGGTCACGATCTCGCAGCGCGTCTCGGTGGCGACGAGTTCGCCGTCCTGCTCACGGGACTCGAGGAGGTGGCGATCGCCACGACCGTCGCCGAGCGCATCCTTGCGGCCCTGCAGGCTCCGGTGGTCGTCGCTGACCGGCCCCTCTCCGTTGCAGCCAGCATCGGCATCGTGGCCGGGACCGATGCCTCGGACACCGTGTCGCTGCTGAGTGACGCGGACAGTGCGATGTACGACGCCAAGCGTCGCGGGAAGAACCAGATCGCCGTGTTCAACGACGCCATCCGTGAGCGGGTCACGCAGCGACTCGGCTTCGCCGATGATGTGCGTCGCGCGATCGCCGATGACGAGTTCGCACTGCACTACCAGCCGATCGTGGACCTCGACACCGGAGCGACGCTGGGCCTGGAAGCCCTGATCAGGTGGACCCATCCCGAACGGGGATTCATTCCGCCCGACAGCTTCATCCCGCTGGCCGAAGAGACCGGGCAGATCATCCCCATCGGCTGGTGGGTGCTGCAGCGCAGCATCACGCAGACGTTCGAGCTGCGCACAGATCTTGGTCCGGCGGCACCCGAGTACGTCAGTGTGAACGTCTCGCCGATCCAACTCACCGCGCCGGACTTCGTGTCAGGCGTGGCCGACCTCATGGACGGTCGACTTCCGCCGGAAGCCCTGGTCCTGGAGCTGACCGAGACCGCGTTCATGTCCGATCCGGTGTCCATCCGTCGGGTCCTGGAGGACCTCCGCGCCATGGGCGTGCGTGTCGCGATCGACGACTTCGGGACCGGGTACTCCTCGCTGGCCTACTTGGAATCCCTGCCGATCGACCTGGTCAAGATCGACCGCGAGTTCGTCAGTCAGGTGGACGGCAGTGCCCGTCAGCAGGCACTGGTCGCGGGCATGCTGCAGATGGCCAACTCGTTGCGACTGACTGCCATCACCGAGGGGATCGAGACCGACGGCCAACGGTCGGCGCTCACGGAGATCGGCTATCGGATGGGCCAGGGCTACCACTTCGCGCGGCCGATGCCGTTGGCCGAGTTCCGTCGGACGATCCCAGCTCGGGGGTGA
- a CDS encoding DUF742 domain-containing protein — protein sequence MDDRLGGEAVDDQFARPFLGRALSPAKPDTQAPSVEQTAAARPYLMTGGRTKGDIHIPVETLVVAAAGVRSGDHALERRQIIELADTAIGVAELSSLTGLPLGVIRVLVADLVAAGALIMSTAAGATTNHVPVTHDVATLERLIHGFAAI from the coding sequence ATGGACGACCGACTCGGCGGCGAGGCGGTGGACGACCAGTTCGCCCGCCCGTTCTTGGGGCGCGCTCTCTCGCCCGCCAAGCCGGACACCCAGGCCCCTTCCGTGGAGCAGACGGCCGCGGCCCGTCCCTACCTGATGACGGGAGGCAGGACGAAGGGCGACATCCACATCCCGGTCGAGACCCTCGTCGTCGCCGCCGCGGGCGTCCGCAGCGGGGACCACGCATTGGAGCGGCGGCAGATCATCGAACTCGCGGACACCGCCATCGGGGTCGCCGAGTTGTCCTCCCTCACCGGTCTCCCGCTCGGGGTGATCCGCGTGCTGGTCGCCGACCTGGTGGCGGCTGGTGCCCTGATCATGTCCACCGCTGCAGGTGCCACCACCAACCACGTCCCCGTGACCCACGACGTCGCCACCCTCGAAAGGCTGATCCATGGCTTCGCTGCAATCTGA
- a CDS encoding nitrate- and nitrite sensing domain-containing protein, with protein MFRNLPIGVKLLLIVAIPLVALLALAAVNVQRSIGDAQNVLEVTSEAGVAAEAAAVLEAVQAERSAVVTATASGDDTTAEAVAATQADTDERIDAYEFIRQDLSEESAELLTSSDLRAEIDAARAEAAGADVVGVLASYDEVVEDLNEVNDAVIENLERVVDSESSEAIGALTRGIDLLAQERDILNAALIVGTFDDDLYEQAVGTRGAATAFLAEAGESVDEATQATLTAATSEAAAAEVAQIRDALQAGEENADVQGFVERSSTWLEELGNARAAIGASLVADADESGQSQQISALFLALAGTVVILAVMGLSFLMARTLSDNVRNLTLSARRVAETDLPEAVEQIRLLEEGDPRPELQPFRSGTADELGTMAQALTRIQDSALDAAYEQNQNERAAQEMLVNLGRRNQALLNRTLSYLSELERDEEDNETLEQLFRLDHLATRIRRNAESMLVLAGSEQTRTWRAPVAMIDVLRSSLSEIEEYERIDLHTVEEVKVNGSVVADVAHLLAELMENATRFSSDEERVTIVGRMAQDSYILSITDRGIGMGEQELAEANRRIRRAGLDRPDSKVLGHYVVGRLAGRRDIGVELLANDMGGVTVRVGLPQHLLVPTEPATPELHPQAGPQPQPVAQPQPVFDAPTDPQPVAAAQAQPQPASETPAPAPFPAQPQTPAPLAPAASADEWSTLAQNGTELPARTAAPTAPASSAAELPSFEPGREAPAVPETTAPEQPRRVTPLREEHGNIPSEWGSFPQRQPHQAPQPTAADGWPDLPARTPVDASVATANRHSPATTPAGGVSADSRSAGTGDAPAGELPTRPQRRPGSAQPNGAGVGRRVRGAQLPDTGPVASQQLPQREPEHVRNSLAGLQRGVSMARKSSTVQQPPAADPAGGTAAPAPRVRGAQMPDTGPDDQAGSATHRPADQVRSSLAGFQSSVSRARREAQDTDPNTIPGGTR; from the coding sequence ATGTTCAGGAATCTGCCCATCGGCGTCAAGTTGCTGCTGATCGTCGCGATCCCACTCGTTGCCCTGCTGGCCCTGGCAGCCGTCAACGTCCAGCGCAGCATCGGTGATGCCCAGAACGTCCTCGAGGTCACCAGCGAGGCTGGTGTGGCCGCCGAGGCGGCCGCGGTGCTCGAAGCGGTGCAGGCCGAACGCAGCGCCGTCGTGACGGCCACGGCGTCCGGCGACGACACCACCGCTGAGGCTGTCGCCGCCACGCAGGCAGACACCGACGAGCGGATCGATGCCTACGAGTTCATCCGACAGGACCTCAGCGAGGAGTCTGCCGAACTCCTGACGTCGTCGGACCTGCGCGCCGAGATCGACGCTGCCCGAGCAGAAGCCGCCGGGGCCGACGTCGTCGGCGTGCTGGCCTCCTACGACGAGGTCGTGGAGGACCTGAACGAGGTCAACGACGCCGTGATCGAGAACCTCGAACGGGTCGTGGACAGCGAATCCTCTGAGGCCATCGGTGCCCTGACCAGGGGCATCGACCTGCTGGCCCAAGAGCGCGACATCCTGAACGCCGCGCTGATCGTGGGCACCTTCGACGACGACCTGTACGAGCAGGCGGTCGGGACCCGCGGTGCCGCGACCGCCTTCCTCGCCGAAGCCGGCGAATCGGTCGACGAGGCCACCCAGGCCACGCTGACGGCCGCCACATCGGAGGCGGCGGCTGCTGAGGTGGCCCAGATCCGAGACGCGCTCCAAGCGGGCGAGGAGAATGCCGACGTCCAGGGCTTCGTGGAGCGCAGCTCGACGTGGTTGGAGGAGCTGGGCAACGCCCGGGCAGCCATCGGTGCGTCCCTCGTCGCCGACGCCGACGAGTCAGGTCAGAGCCAGCAGATCTCCGCGCTGTTCCTCGCGCTGGCCGGCACCGTGGTGATCCTGGCCGTCATGGGTCTGTCGTTCCTGATGGCCCGCACCCTGTCGGACAACGTCCGCAACCTGACTCTCTCTGCCCGCCGCGTTGCGGAGACGGACCTGCCCGAGGCGGTGGAGCAGATCCGTCTGCTCGAGGAGGGCGACCCCCGCCCCGAGCTGCAGCCATTCCGGTCGGGGACCGCCGACGAGCTCGGCACCATGGCCCAGGCGCTCACCCGGATCCAGGACTCGGCGCTCGACGCCGCCTACGAGCAGAACCAGAACGAGCGAGCTGCTCAGGAGATGCTGGTCAACTTGGGTCGGCGGAACCAGGCCCTGCTCAACCGGACCCTGTCCTACCTGTCGGAGCTCGAGCGCGACGAGGAGGACAACGAGACGCTCGAACAGCTCTTCCGTCTGGACCACCTGGCCACCCGCATCCGTCGGAACGCCGAGTCCATGCTGGTCCTCGCAGGCTCCGAGCAGACCCGCACCTGGCGCGCGCCCGTCGCGATGATCGACGTGCTGCGCTCCTCGCTCTCCGAGATCGAGGAGTACGAGCGCATCGACCTCCACACCGTCGAGGAGGTCAAGGTCAACGGGTCGGTCGTCGCGGACGTGGCCCACCTGCTCGCGGAGCTGATGGAGAACGCCACCCGCTTCTCGTCCGATGAGGAACGGGTCACGATCGTCGGCCGGATGGCGCAGGACAGCTACATCCTCAGCATCACCGACCGCGGCATCGGCATGGGCGAGCAGGAACTGGCCGAGGCCAACCGTCGGATCCGTCGGGCAGGCCTGGATCGCCCGGACAGCAAGGTCCTGGGGCACTACGTGGTCGGTCGTCTGGCCGGTCGACGTGATATCGGCGTGGAGTTGCTGGCCAACGACATGGGCGGCGTGACCGTCCGGGTTGGCCTGCCTCAGCACCTGCTGGTGCCGACCGAGCCCGCAACGCCGGAACTGCACCCCCAGGCGGGACCGCAGCCGCAGCCCGTCGCGCAGCCCCAGCCGGTGTTCGACGCGCCGACCGACCCGCAGCCGGTGGCCGCCGCGCAGGCGCAGCCACAGCCCGCGTCGGAGACGCCGGCCCCGGCACCGTTCCCGGCCCAGCCACAGACCCCTGCTCCGCTTGCCCCAGCCGCGTCCGCCGACGAGTGGTCGACCCTGGCCCAGAACGGAACGGAGCTACCGGCCAGGACGGCTGCGCCGACCGCGCCGGCCTCCTCGGCGGCCGAGCTGCCGAGCTTCGAGCCCGGCCGGGAGGCCCCTGCGGTGCCAGAGACCACCGCCCCGGAGCAGCCTCGGCGCGTGACACCGCTCCGCGAGGAGCACGGCAACATCCCGTCGGAGTGGGGCTCCTTCCCGCAGCGGCAGCCCCACCAAGCGCCACAGCCGACTGCTGCGGACGGGTGGCCCGACCTGCCGGCCCGCACGCCCGTCGACGCCAGCGTCGCGACCGCGAACCGCCACTCCCCCGCCACGACTCCGGCAGGCGGCGTCTCGGCCGACAGCCGCTCAGCAGGGACAGGGGACGCACCGGCGGGCGAGCTGCCCACGCGCCCGCAGCGCCGCCCCGGCAGCGCACAGCCGAACGGCGCCGGTGTCGGACGACGCGTCCGGGGAGCGCAGCTGCCCGACACCGGTCCGGTGGCCTCCCAGCAGCTGCCCCAGCGTGAGCCCGAGCACGTCCGCAACTCCCTGGCTGGCCTGCAGCGAGGGGTGTCGATGGCACGCAAGAGCTCCACGGTCCAGCAGCCGCCCGCCGCAGATCCAGCGGGTGGGACGGCGGCGCCTGCGCCGCGCGTGCGCGGTGCGCAGATGCCCGACACAGGGCCAGACGACCAGGCGGGCAGTGCCACCCACCGCCCCGCGGACCAGGTGCGCTCCTCGCTTGCCGGCTTCCAGTCAAGTGTTTCCCGTGCCCGTCGAGAGGCTCAGGACACCGACCCCAACACCATCCCCGGAGGTACCCGATGA
- a CDS encoding MHYT domain-containing protein: MSVTLSDFVMPFVILSFAFSVLGSALALTAVKVASKKDGRERMVWSAVAGVMLGGVGVWVMHFVGMLAYQPQMDVYYNTGMSVVSAIPAVIATSIGVWLVVQEFKLSRLVIAGGLIAAGVVGMHYTGMEAMVMSGGQMSYNYLLVGLSVILAIAAGTAALFIAVKIDGALRWAAAPVMGLAVCAMHYTGMFAMRMTMTGEVINVPENAFSETDVTLAVASGALVVLVMGAIAVGIDYLRVDAGLVPDADTAPAAA; this comes from the coding sequence ATGAGCGTCACTCTCAGTGACTTCGTCATGCCCTTCGTCATCCTGTCGTTCGCCTTCTCGGTGCTCGGCTCTGCGTTGGCCCTCACCGCCGTGAAGGTCGCGTCGAAGAAGGACGGCCGCGAGCGGATGGTGTGGTCGGCCGTGGCCGGCGTCATGCTCGGCGGCGTCGGCGTCTGGGTGATGCACTTCGTCGGGATGTTGGCCTACCAGCCGCAGATGGACGTCTACTACAACACCGGCATGAGCGTGGTGTCCGCCATCCCTGCGGTCATCGCCACGTCGATCGGCGTCTGGCTGGTCGTGCAGGAGTTCAAGCTCTCCCGACTGGTGATCGCCGGAGGTCTGATTGCGGCCGGTGTCGTCGGCATGCACTACACGGGCATGGAGGCCATGGTCATGAGCGGTGGGCAGATGAGCTACAACTATCTCCTCGTCGGGCTCTCCGTCATCCTCGCCATCGCCGCCGGAACCGCTGCGCTGTTCATCGCCGTCAAGATCGACGGCGCCCTGCGCTGGGCCGCCGCCCCCGTAATGGGACTGGCCGTCTGCGCCATGCACTACACCGGGATGTTCGCCATGCGGATGACGATGACCGGCGAGGTCATCAACGTCCCCGAGAACGCCTTCTCCGAGACCGACGTGACCCTGGCAGTCGCGTCAGGCGCGCTCGTCGTGCTCGTCATGGGTGCCATCGCCGTCGGGATCGACTACCTCCGAGTGGACGCGGGACTCGTGCCCGACGCCGACACCGCCCCAGCCGCGGCCTAG
- a CDS encoding EAL domain-containing protein: protein MSQLPSPLTPDPGPRWAVLGWVIGEMAAATSQDDLLNTVASHLRAIVPCDRGAIGLRSVTGESRELVLFGPLQLIDGGSEPATAGTVDPLVLNEAVRRRRRLRGRAGLALSQEDTDRFVQLPLRQTHSTPVRDGRRQLATLELARQTDDPFDSEDVALLTRLADLLGLAMGRLLSRGEAAAARESSTEDARRLGILSEIGGELASIVTQDEVYTIVDRAARAIIPNHRLSYAEVDTEEGMFHVTQMSGSGRGFPVDQAVPLDDTIVHLTLEDGQPVYSPDLRMLSNPDAEMLAEAGVVSALTLPVLAGDSALGVLTVTAEKPDALSMADRELLGSIARLMGSALDRVRNAERVSYTQRHDDLTGLPNRQEIVRQIGGHASLVVRGRATGSVLVLDLDHFKAINDSFGHDVGDAYLVDLVGRVRGVLGDEGVLARIGGDQFAALLPGADAAAAAETAEQVRAHVEGTVFRWEGRRLPVTVSIGAAAIDSAGGYAALRGAEAACSRAKRDGRNRVVVGQPHGADGRFDADGDWVARIVDALESDRFELFAQPIQPLGSPRSRSAPMEPIFELLVRMVDGDGDFITPGRFMRVAEDYGLMSRIDNWVIRQGLAWMAGPDAPATGLCSINVSAHSLESASFLDDVLALLENASVEPERLLFEITETAATRNVDRAVQFITTLKSLGCRFVMDDFGNGFGSVAALKRLPVDAIKIDGQLVRDIHSDPVDLAAVCAVKTLADAMGMWTMAELVESEEALIRLREIGVDYAQGYHVGRPQPLAFLSNLQAL from the coding sequence GTGTCCCAACTGCCGTCGCCGCTGACGCCCGACCCCGGGCCACGTTGGGCTGTGCTCGGATGGGTCATCGGTGAGATGGCCGCGGCGACGTCTCAGGACGACCTGCTGAACACCGTCGCCAGCCACCTGCGCGCCATTGTCCCGTGTGACCGCGGTGCCATCGGTCTGCGCAGCGTCACCGGTGAGTCACGCGAACTCGTGCTGTTCGGGCCGCTCCAGTTGATCGACGGTGGCAGCGAACCGGCGACTGCTGGCACGGTCGATCCGCTGGTCCTCAATGAAGCCGTCCGACGTCGCCGACGCCTGCGTGGACGGGCCGGGTTGGCCCTCTCCCAGGAGGACACCGACCGGTTCGTCCAACTGCCGCTGCGGCAGACCCACTCGACGCCAGTCCGCGACGGCAGACGGCAGTTGGCGACCCTCGAACTCGCCCGCCAGACCGACGATCCCTTCGACAGCGAGGACGTGGCCCTGCTCACCCGCCTGGCGGATCTGCTCGGCCTGGCCATGGGTCGGCTCCTGTCCCGCGGCGAAGCTGCGGCTGCACGCGAGTCCTCGACCGAGGACGCCCGCCGGCTGGGCATCCTCTCCGAGATCGGTGGCGAGTTGGCGTCGATCGTGACCCAGGACGAGGTCTACACGATCGTTGATCGGGCCGCCCGTGCCATCATCCCGAACCACCGCCTCAGCTACGCCGAAGTCGACACCGAGGAGGGGATGTTCCACGTCACCCAGATGTCCGGGAGTGGCCGGGGGTTCCCCGTGGACCAGGCCGTCCCGCTGGATGACACGATCGTCCACCTCACCCTGGAAGATGGTCAGCCGGTGTACAGCCCCGACCTCCGCATGTTGTCCAATCCCGACGCCGAGATGTTGGCCGAGGCGGGTGTCGTCAGCGCGCTGACCCTGCCCGTGCTCGCCGGTGACAGCGCGCTCGGGGTCCTGACGGTCACCGCCGAGAAGCCGGATGCGCTGTCGATGGCGGATCGGGAGCTTCTCGGCTCGATCGCTCGCCTGATGGGGTCGGCGCTGGACCGTGTCCGCAACGCAGAGCGCGTCAGCTACACGCAACGACACGACGATCTGACCGGGCTTCCCAATCGGCAGGAGATCGTACGCCAGATCGGCGGGCACGCCTCGCTCGTCGTGCGCGGACGCGCCACCGGGTCGGTGCTGGTCCTGGATCTCGACCACTTCAAGGCGATCAACGACAGCTTCGGCCACGACGTGGGCGACGCCTACCTGGTCGATCTGGTCGGGCGGGTGCGTGGTGTGCTGGGCGATGAGGGTGTCCTCGCGCGGATCGGCGGCGACCAGTTCGCGGCGCTCCTCCCGGGCGCCGACGCTGCCGCCGCGGCCGAGACGGCCGAGCAGGTGAGAGCCCACGTCGAGGGGACGGTCTTTCGGTGGGAGGGCCGTCGTCTGCCGGTGACGGTCAGCATCGGCGCGGCGGCCATCGACTCGGCCGGAGGCTACGCGGCCCTGCGGGGCGCTGAAGCGGCCTGCAGTCGAGCCAAGCGCGACGGCCGCAACCGGGTCGTGGTCGGGCAGCCGCACGGGGCTGACGGCCGCTTCGACGCCGACGGCGACTGGGTCGCCCGCATCGTCGATGCCCTGGAGAGCGACCGCTTCGAGCTGTTCGCCCAGCCCATCCAGCCACTTGGCTCCCCCCGCAGTCGCTCGGCTCCGATGGAGCCCATCTTCGAGCTGTTGGTGCGCATGGTCGACGGCGATGGCGACTTCATCACCCCGGGCCGCTTCATGCGGGTGGCCGAGGACTACGGCCTCATGAGCCGGATCGACAACTGGGTGATCCGCCAGGGCTTGGCGTGGATGGCGGGACCGGACGCGCCGGCGACCGGACTGTGCTCCATCAACGTGAGCGCCCACTCGCTCGAGAGCGCGTCCTTCCTCGACGACGTCTTGGCGCTGCTCGAGAACGCCTCGGTCGAACCCGAGCGGTTGTTGTTCGAGATCACCGAGACCGCGGCCACGCGCAACGTGGACCGGGCCGTGCAGTTCATCACGACGCTGAAGAGCCTGGGATGCCGGTTCGTCATGGACGACTTCGGCAACGGCTTCGGCTCCGTCGCGGCGCTCAAGCGACTACCCGTCGACGCCATCAAGATCGACGGACAGCTGGTCCGCGACATCCACTCCGACCCGGTCGACCTGGCAGCGGTCTGCGCCGTCAAGACGCTGGCAGACGCCATGGGGATGTGGACGATGGCCGAGCTCGTGGAGTCGGAGGAGGCGCTCATCCGTCTTCGGGAGATCGGCGTCGACTACGCACAGGGGTACCACGTCGGGCGGCCCCAGCCCCTCGCCTTCCTCTCCAACCTGCAGGCTCTCTAG
- a CDS encoding GTP-binding protein, translated as MASLQSDTMAPTAAPPIPVKVLVSGGFGAGKTTLVHALSEFKPLDTEAAMTTASTGIDFAGDGSQKTTTTVAMDFGRITIDQSLVLYLFGTPGQDRFGFMWNDLADGALGGLVLVDPSRLADCYTALDYFESRDLPIVVAVNQFEGRTGMTLEEVREATNVDPSVPVVSVDARDRDSVKAAILALLHQVLSRAKQLTGAV; from the coding sequence ATGGCTTCGCTGCAATCTGACACGATGGCTCCGACCGCGGCGCCGCCGATCCCCGTCAAGGTCCTGGTCTCCGGCGGCTTCGGCGCCGGCAAGACCACGCTGGTCCACGCCCTGAGCGAGTTCAAGCCCCTCGACACCGAGGCGGCCATGACCACGGCCAGCACCGGCATCGACTTCGCTGGCGATGGCAGTCAGAAGACCACGACCACCGTGGCGATGGACTTCGGGCGGATCACGATTGACCAGAGCCTGGTGCTCTACCTGTTCGGGACCCCCGGTCAGGACCGCTTCGGCTTCATGTGGAACGACTTGGCCGACGGCGCCCTCGGGGGTCTCGTGTTGGTCGACCCCAGCCGACTGGCCGACTGCTACACCGCGTTGGACTACTTCGAGTCGCGCGATCTACCGATCGTGGTCGCCGTGAACCAGTTCGAGGGCCGAACCGGCATGACCCTGGAGGAGGTCCGGGAGGCGACGAACGTGGACCCCTCCGTCCCCGTCGTCAGCGTCGACGCCCGGGACCGCGACTCCGTCAAGGCCGCCATCCTCGCGTTGCTGCACCAGGTCCTCAGCCGGGCCAAGCAGCTGACCGGCGCCGTCTAG